GATTTGCACCTCGTGACTCACCGCGCCGATTTTCTGAACTACGCACGCGAAGTCGTTGCCGGGTTCGAAACCACTGCGACCCGAACCACCGACGGCGCCGTCGTGCCACATCCGCCTGCGCTGGAGGTGTGGGTGGATGTCGCCTACTTCACGGCGCCGGCGATGGCAGCAGTAGCGCGTTTGCTGAAAGACGATGACCTCCTCGAGCGAGCACTCGACCAACTCCTCGTGCATCATAAGTACTTGGTCGATCTCCGCACCGGACTCTGCTGGCATGTCGCGTACCCGGACAAAGGAACCCATTCGCAATGCCTGTGGGCGCGCGGCAATAGCTGGTTTGCGATCGCGGCGGCCCAGGTGATTGGTGTGCTAGGTTCGCAGGCCCGTGAGGCGCGCTTCGAATCGAAGGTTGCCAGCCTAGAGGCGGCGCTGGCGCGCCAACTCAACGCGGTTGTGGGACTGCAAGATGAATCGGGACTGTGGCATACGGTTATCGATCGCAAGGATTCGTACCTGGAAAGCTCCGCGGCCGCCGGATTTGCGCTCGCGCTGGGCCGCACACTCGCGCACCGGATCCCAGGACTGAATCGGGAAAGTGCGAGTGCCGCGTACGAGCGAGCGATCGCCGTGATCTGCAGCAAAGTCAACGAACGAGGAGACTTTGTGGGAGTGTCGCAGCAAACGCCGCCGGGCGATTTCGCGTTCTACAATTCGATCCAAGTAGGTACCGCACCGTTTGGCGCCGGGATTTGCATGATAGCGTTGTCGGAGAAGATCCGCCGTAGCCGCTAAACTGGGAGAATAGTCGTGGCGAACAAAAAAGTGGTGGTATTGCCAGGGGACGACGCCGCACCGGAGGCAATGGCGGCGACTATGGACGTGTTACATGCACTCGAGCTGCCGATCGATTTTATCGAGTTTCCGCCTGGCGAAAAGTGGGTGCGCGGCGAGACCGACAAGCGGGCGCGTGAAGCGATCGACGCCTCCGACACCACCTTGTTCGGCTCAACCTCGGGGAAGACCACTTCGATAATGTATTTGCGCTGGGGCAAACAAACCTACGCCAACGTGCGGCCGGCGAAGTGGTCGCCGGGATATCGCAGTCCCATGGCACATCCCGAGGGAATCGATTTCGTGATCGTGCGCGAGAACCTCGAGGACCTTTACCTGGGGCTGGAGGGACCGCTGCACGAACTTGCGCCGCTGAAACTACACAGCCGCATCCTGCGCGGCCCGCTCGATACCTCCGAGCGTGGCATTTACGCTGTCAAAGTCATCACCGAGCGCAACACCCGGCGAGTAGCAGACTTCGCCTGCCAACTCGCGCTCAAGCGCAAACGAGCCGGTGGCAGGGGCAAGCTGACCTGCACATCGAAATACAATATGCTGCGCGATGCCGACGGGTTTTTCCGGCAGATCGTCGAGGAGACCGCGGCCAAGTACCCGGACATAAAGTACGAGCAGTTTATCGTCGATGACTTCGCGCGCCGCATCGTGGCGAGCCCACAGGAGCTAGACGTGGTGGTCATGCCGAATCTGTATGGGGATATCCTTTCCGACGCCGCGGCCGGCACGATCGGCGGACTCGGGCTGGCGCCGAGCGGCTGCTTTGGCGACGGCTACGCGTACTTCGAGTCGGTGCATGGAACTGCGCCAGACATCATGGGCAGAGGCATCATCAATCCGACCGCCACGATGCTTTCCGCAGCCATGATGCTCGACTATCTGGGATTGACCAGCGCCGCCAATCGATTCGAGGATGCAGTGCGCAAGGTTTACGCAGCCGGACGGAGTCTGACGGTCGATCAGGGGGGCAGTACCAAGACCTCGGAGTTCGCGCGCGCCGTGATCGCAAATCTCTAGGATTGTTTGGTAGGGGAGTTCGCGGCCGCTGCGGGGGAGTCGACACTCTCGGGCTCGCGGCGCGCCCACCAGAAGATGTCGCAAAGCGCACCGCAGGCGGGCCAAACGAAGCGGGGGCCCTCACTCGGAATCTGCTCGTCGGATGTCAGTTCCACCGTCGCGAACCTACAGCATTCGGCGGGAGAAGGGGAGCCCAGAGAGGGAGGGAAAAAGAACCTCGGCGATCTACCGGCCGGACCCCCACCCGATGGCAAGATCCACTTCGCAGCGCTCAGCCGGGCACGTTGTTTCCCAAAAACTCGCCCTGACGAGCGAGGTGTCGACGCAGCCATCCCTTCACCACCTTGCTTAGGGCGGCGTCGAGTTTGCCGAGTGCGAGGGCGGTTACAAATGCCGAAAGGGTGGCTTCCATTTCGCGACGCTCCAGCGCGGCCGATGCTTTCACGCCGCGCAGAAGGATCTTCTTTAGATCGCCGTTCCACCGCTTGAGGTGGCTTTTCTCAAGACGCTTCAAGGCTCTGATGGTGAGGCGCAGGTCCCTGACTTCGCCCTCATTGTAGTGGCGTTCCCTTTCTACAGAGTCGGCGGCATGCAGGAGCATCCCGATCACGGACATCGCCTGCCCCTGCGCGTAAGGTGAAGTTAATTCCGGGATCAGCGTTTGCAGAACTGTGCCTTGCAGGCCGGTCAGCAATTCCTTGAGGGTTGGCCGCAGCATCGCTAGGCAAGCCTTAGTTGCGCCGCGATATCCTGGAACAGCGCCGGCAGCAGGACCTTCAAGACCGGCATCACCGAATCGGTGGTGCGGCCCTCGATGAAGTCGCGGATTCCCGTAAGGCAGATAACCGCCATCTTCGCGTTCCCCAGTACCTGATAGAAGCGCAGCCGCGCGCGATCAATGGGATGTCCCGATTTTTGTTCGTACAAGCGGTAAAACGCCTCGCGCTCCATCAGCCCGGCGGCAAATTCCTGGCGGCCCCAGAACATCATGGTGGCCCACGCGAGATCTTCGATGGGATCGCCGAGATGAGTCATCTCCCAATCGAGCATCGCGATGAGACCTTCGTCATCGTAAAGATAGTTACCCGAGCGAAAGTCGCCGTGGACCAGGGTTATGCGGTCGGCCACCACCGGATTTGCCGCCAGCCACGCGAAGGCCGCATCGAGCAACGGGTAGTGCTCGCCCATACGGTCGCGATGGTAGATTTCGGTCCAATGTGTGGTCTGCACGCGCGCCGGTTCTGCGAGATCTCGGGGTTCGCCAAGAAACTCCAATCCCAGCACGCGGTAATCGAGCGATTGGATGCGGACCAGCTCGTCCAGAAACTGATGTGCGATTTTTTCGCGGAGTTGCGCGGGTTCGCTAGCGGGGACGGCGCCGTTTGAAGTGCGCCCCGCCGCGCGGTGCATAACGAAGAAGGGCCGGTCCATGACCGAGTGATCCAGTTCGAGGAACAATGCTTCGGGCACCCGCAGCCCGGCGCGGTGCATCGCTTCGATCACTCGAAACTCGCGCTCGCGTTCTGACTTGAGCAGCCCCCCGGTGGGGTCGCGGCGTCCGATGAGCGGGCGCCTGCGAGTCTCGCCGCGCTCTTGCCACTCGAGGTCAAAGGAATAGGTTTCGCGCGAGGATCCGCCCGAGATGCGCCGTAATCCGAGAACCTGGAGATTCTCCGCGTCCGGCATTCGACGCCCCAAAAATTCGGTCAATCGTTCTCGGTCCATTGGTTCGGTTCCGAGTGGGTGGGGCGGGGTCAGGGCGTGGGCGCTGCCTTTGGTATGGTCAGCGTGTTAGGGGAAGCCCCGGCCGCGGCAGCATTCATTTGCGCAACCTGGGCGCGAACTTGCGATGCTTGCGCCGTTTGTCCGTGAGCATCGAGCTGGCGCTCGACCGCATCGGCGTCCTCTAGAAATTGATCTGTTTGTGCGCGTCCGGCCGGACTGGAGGTCGACAACACGCTGGTCGCCGCCATCGTCTGCCGGAAAATGTCCATGAGCTGATTTTGCAAGACCGACGCGCCCGGGGAGGGGGCGGCCTGTGGCGGCGCGTAGCGATTGATAAACTGCGCATAGCTGTTACCGATAGCCTCCGGGCCTAGGATGGTGGTGAGCATCTGCGTCTGGTTGTCGTTCGAGGCGCCGTAAAGCAGTGCGCCGTCAGCTGCTTTGGAGCTCTCAGCGCTGGGTGTGAACAGCTCAAGTGACGGAGTGGCGCCGCCGCCCTGCAGGACCAGGATCGAGTCGACGTACACAGCACTTGCGTATTCGGGATCGATCTGCACCGAAACCTGCGTGCCACCGCTGCCGGCGGCGGAGATTGTCGTGACCGCCCCAATTTGGGTGCCACCATGTCGCACCGGATCGCCGGGCCCGAGCCCATCGGGCTGACTGAACGCGGCACTGTAATACTTTGGACTGGAGGCGCAGCCCATGAGGGCCGCAGCCAGCAGGAGAGAGCGAACAATCCTGACGTTCCACTCCCCGCGATGACGGCTCATCCTACGCAAATGCCGGCATGACTTCGCCCGCGAACAACTCGAGGGTCGGTGGTGGCGCGAAGTCACTAAAGAAGATGGTAAATGTGGTGATGCCCTGCGTCATGCGTTTTTTCAACTCTTCGATGAGCTGCTTGGGGGTGCCTTTGATGCCGGTGATGGAGAACGGCTTGAGCCCTTGCGCCATTTTCCATTTTTGCGCTACCTCGTCTTCGGTTTTGCCGATACAGACCAGGAGTTGCTCGGAGATGTCGATGGTGTTGATGTCGCGGCCGATATCCTTGCAGTGCTGCTTGAGCACGTTGAACTTCTGCTCGAAGCTCTGGTAGCCCGCGGGGCAATTCCAGCGGTCGGCATATTTCGCGACCAGTTTGAGCATTACCTTCTCGCCGCTGCCACCGATGGTGATCGGCGGATGGGGTTTCTGCACCCCCTTGGGATTGTTGATCGCGTCGGCGACCGTGTAGTAGCGCCCTTTGAAGTTTGCGCGCTTCTCGGTGAGCATCTGCTTGAGGATTTCGAGTCCCTCTGCAAGCTGCTTTAGCCGCTCGGGCATCGACGGGAACTGGTAACCGTACGCTTTGTATTCCTCGGCCATCCATCCGGCGCCCATGCCGATTTCGAGGCGCCCGCCTGAGATCTGATCGATGGTGCAGAGCGACTTAGCGAGCAGGGCGGGGTTGCGATACGAATTGCAGATCACCAGCGTGCCGATGCGAATCGCTTCGGTCGCGGCCGCCAGCCCGCTCATCGCGGTAAGGCATTCCACGTGGTCGAGATCCGGCATTTGCCCGGTCCACATGTGATCCACCAGCCAGATGGAATGAAAACCGAGCTTCTCGCACAGTTTGGTGCGATCGAGAAGCGCTTTCCAGTTGAGACCGGCCTGCGGCGAGAACAAAGCGAATTGCGCCTTTTTGCTCATTCAAAGACTCCTGTTGGTTGGATGGCGAATGCGTTGGAAATTGTTTGGCATGGGCGACCGCGGGGGGTCAACCAGTCATGTCCCGCCGCGGGCTAGATGCTATAAGAGCGCGACGCTGCGTTTCCAAGCGGGTGGTGAGAAGGACCGAAATGAAGGCTGAACCGGTACGAGTTCGGGTCGGAGTGACAATTCTGGCGCTGCTGCTGGCGCTCTCGGCGGCGGTTTCCGGCGCGCGGGGCGAAGTTGAAAACGGATTCCACTCCGCGAGCGGGCCGGTTGAGGTACCGGGCGTTCCGGGAATTTACCAATGGCGCTTCGAGTCCTCGGTTGGTCCTTCCCCGTATGACCGGATTGCGCTGCATCGCTTCGCGCAGGGGGCAAGCGCGCGGCAGCGTCACGACCTTACGGTCCTCTATTTGCCGGGGACCAACATGAACGGCGAAATCGCCCTCTACGATCCGCGCTATTCATTCCCGGTCTACCTGGCCACCCGCGGGGTAGACGTATGGGCGCTCGACTATCGGACTCACTTTGTCGCGTCCACCGCGACACCGGGGGAAATCAGTGACTTGTTCAAGCGATGGACCAACGAGGAGTTCGCATCGGACATCACCGCGGCGGCGAGCTTTATCCTCAAGCAGACCGGCTCGCAGAAGATCTTCGTGGCGGGGTTTAGCCGCGGGGTGTCGTTCGCGTACCTGTTCACCGCCCTGCATCCCCAGCAGGTCGCCGGGATTATCGCATTGGACGGATTCATTCCGCGGCGCGCGTCTCAACCCCTGCCTGACGATCATGCGGTCGACGATCTGGCGGGAAAGAATCTCACCTGGGAGAAACGGCAATTCCTGATGGAGGCGGTGATCGCAAATCCCAACGGCCCCGCGCCGCTACCCAAATACCAGAGTGCGGCCGAGAACCTGGAGCACGTGGTCTACGATTCGAAGGATTTCGGAGGTAAAGGCGGATTGGCAAATCCGTTCGACGGCTATTCCAGTCCGGTGGTGCTGGCGCGGATGCTGGTCGGATACGATCGCTACTGGCCCGCGGTGCAGAACTATCAAAATCCGTTCACCCCGGAACTGCGTGACGCCCTGCAGGTCTCGAAAGTCCCGGTGATCGCGTTTGCCAGCACCAACATCGCGCCTGATTGGTCAACGTGGGTAGGCGAGTCTGCCCACGCAACCGGCAGTGATGACGTTACCTTCCAGGTCTTTCCGAAGTGGGGCCATCTTGATGTCTTGTGCGGTACACACGCGCAGGCGCAGGTGTTCGTCCCCATTGTGGCCTGGCTCAAGCGGCATCAGAAGTAGGGGGATACGAGGGAGGCTCGGGCGATCGGTTGGCGGCAGGCAGGATCAGCACGACCGCGAGCGCCCACATCCCGAGCGTCAAACCCGCGATCGTCCACCCCAGCGCGCTGCGACCGCGGCGGCTGGCGATGACCGCGATGAGCGGGGCGAGTGCTAGATTCACAACGATGGAGGTTGCCAGGATAGTGGCGGGCGGGAGCTGATAGCCCAGCAGAGCGAAGCCCGAGGTCACGCTCAAAATGGTCGCTGCTGTGCCCATCGTTTGCGTGGTTCCCCGTTCACCATATAGTAAAACCATCATGGCACGTGGCGACGTTGAGAGCATCATTGGCCGACTACGCAAGATGAGCGAAGAGGGCCTTAGCAATGTGTTCAACGAAGCGATGGGCAATCAACGTCTGCGCCGCGGGCTGGGGCGCGCGGGCGAGCAATTCATGCACAACAAGGCTTCGTTCGATCGCAACGTGGAGACGGTGCTTGATTTCGTGAATATTCCGTCCAAGAAAGACATCCGCGAGTTGAAGACGCGTCTCGATCATTTGAGCTCGCAGCTCCTGAATTTGAGCATCAAGCTGGATCGCGTGCTGGCCAAGGAGAAGCCCGCGCCGACCAAGCTCCGCGCAAAAAAATAGAGACCGACATCCGCATTCACATCTCATCCCCCGCGCCACCTGCGACCTCTCCTAAGAAGACTATCCCGCGGCGGGCCGAAGATTAGCGCCGATGACCCCCAGGTCGGCCACGCTCCTGGGCTCGTGATCCAGTTCGGGTGACAGCAGAAGCTGCGCCTGCGAAGGCATGACACTGGTGAGCGCCTCGAGCGAGCGAGTTTCGCGCTCTTTCAGGGCGGCCTGGTCGGCCAGGTTGCGTCTGAGTTTGCGCTTCAGCGCAGCGGAAAGTTTTGCGGCGGTGATTTCTTTTGCGTCCGGCAGAGCCGGCATTGCGCGGTTAACGACAATGGCGTTGACCTGAAGGCCGGCCTTCTGGAGTGCTTCCAGGAATTCTCGCGCTTGCGCGATGCGTCCGGTCTCGGGAGTGGTCACCAGCACTAGCGCCGTGTCGTCGGCACGCAGTATCGCGTCCGCCCGTTTGGCACGCTCGGCGAAGCCCTCGTACATTCCTTCGAATCCGTTCACGAACGCCTGCACGTCGGCGAGCAGGTTCAGGCCGGTAACTCGATCGAAGGCGGAGAGGACCGCGCGGGCCGCGAGGTCGACCAATCTGAATTGGCGCAGCAGACCCGCCGGGGCCCCGAGCAAGGTGACGGCGCGCGAGTTGAGCAGATCAAGCAAGCGACGCGGCGCATCGAGGAAGTCCAGGGCCTCAGACGCCGGCGGGGTGTCGAGCACCACCACGTCGGTGTCAGGTTGCGAGACAAGCTCGAGCAATTTTTCCATCGCCATGTAGTCGCCGACCCCGGCCAGCGCGCTGGACAGGTTGCGGTAGATGCGGTTGGAGAGGATCGCGTCGCGGGCGGCCGCCGACGGCGCATGCTCCCGCACGATCGAATCGAAAGTCTCTTTGGGATCGAGTTTGAGAGCCCGAAGTCGCGCGCGCCGGATGGCGCCGGCAGGCGCGGGGCGCAAGGCTTTCAAAGAAACGGTGCGAGGCTCGCTTGCGTTACCGTCAAGACCGAGAGCATCGAGCAAGCGCGGCGCCGGATCGACGGTCATCACGTCGACGGCGCGCCCCCGCGATGCGCCGCCCACCGCAAGCGCGGCGCTGACGGTGGTCTTGCCCACTCCGCCTGGTCCCAGGCATGCGATGAGGCGATACCGCTCGAAATCCAGCGCGCGCGATTTCATTGTGCGACCAGGCCGGCTGTGAGAGCGCGCGCAAGCGCGGAAATTTCTCGCATGCCGATCGCCGCTCGATAGAGCATCGGCAGCTCAAATGTTACGACCCCAGCCTGCTCCAGCTCCCTGCGGGCGGCAATTGCGGCCGCGCGCTCCGCGATGCGCTTGTGCGCGAGCTTGCGGTGTGCGTCGAGCGCACCGAGTCGCTCCAGCTCGTGTTCTTCGAACAGCGCACTGGTGGATCGATTCAAGATTGCCCCGGCCACTTCGATCCGACGCACGCTCTTGAGCGTCTCGGCAGTAGCAAGTGTCTCGCGCACCGACAGGTCCTCGGGGGTGACGGTTATGAGAACGGCGAAACGGTGGGGGTCGGTCAGGAACTCCTGCACGTCATCCGCCAGTCGGCTGAGGGTCCCGACTGGAGCGACGCCCTTGACGCCGCTGGCGACCGCGAGCAGTTCGAGCGCGGTGCCGGTGGCCGGAGCGTCGATGACCACGTATCGATCGTGGAGCGCGGCCTCGCCCGCCATCATCCGGAGTCGCTCCAGCAGCAGGAAAGCCTCGAGGCCGGGAAGTGCGGCCGTTACGTAGCCAAAAGTGCGGCTGCGCAGCATGCGTTTAGAGATTGCTGCCAGCGGCACAAGTCGTTTGATGAAAGAATTCAGTTCCGCCCGCTGACTCAGGGCCACCACTTCCAGCGATTCGGAAAGGCGCGCGGTCTGGTCGTCGCAAATGGCCGCTCCCAGCAGGGCAGCGGCGCCCAAATGACTGCTGAGATCGGCGAGGACCGCGGACCGTCGCTGCGAGAGCGCAACGGCGAGCGCCGCTGCCACGGTGCTCTTGCCCGTGCCGCCCTTGCCGGTAACGAAAAGAACCCGCGGCAGCTGCATCGCTCGACCTTAGCTACGCCAACTCGCTCAGAAAATGCGCGGCGAGTGCGCTAGGATTGACGCTGTGACTCGCAGCCAGGAGAAGGGGGCCGCCTTCGAAAGCATCGTCATCGCGATACCTCCCGCGCGGATTGTCGAATTCAAGGCGATCATCGAATCCTACGACAACCTGGCAACCTTGAGGACTGAAGACCCTCGCCGGCACCATCTCAGGCTCTACTTCGCATCCGATCAGAAGGACACGGTCAATCAACTAATCGAATCGCTTCGCGAACGCTTCGAAATTCGTCCCCTGGTCTAGCGTTCGATGTGCACCGCGAAATCCTTGCCTTCCCAGGTTCCGGTGTCGGTCCACAAAAAGGTGAATCGAATCGGCGCTTGCCACGACTCCGCGACTTCGATGTCGGCGTAACTGAGCCCGATGGGCGTGGGCGTAGCGCGGAGGTCCTGTCGATGCGCCCATTCGTCCCGCGTCCAATGCAGCATGAACGGCCGCTCACATTGGATGCGTAGTGTGGTCGGTACCTTTATCGCGGGGACCCTGCGGCGATGATATTTCCAAATCTCCATCGGGCGGCGTGCGCGCGGGGTGAGGTAGCGCTCCGCAACTTCTGAGATCAGGTCGAAGACCTGCCCGTCCGCGGCGGAGCGGAGCAATTTCACGTACTCGGCATGCGCCCACATCAGGGGAGTTGCGCTTCCGGTCTGCTCACCCTTGACGAGCAGGGCGCCGGGGATGTCCGATTGATCCCACACCTGCTCCGGGAGCAGGCGGGTCGGCGTGGCGAACAATTCCATCGCGCGAATATAAGGGAGCGGATCGCGTCCGGCTGCCAGCTCGTAGTGACCCCGTTCCCCGGTCAGCAACGGCCAAGGTCGCCCGCGGCCCCACCCAACGAACGGGCCGCCATCGTCTCGCTGTCCGTAACCGTCGTGGGTATAACGCCGCCAGCAGGGGCCCTGGGGCAGATCCGCCTTCAAGACCGAATCAACCACTTGCAGCGAACTCTCGATCAAGGGGTCAGCGGGCCGCCGCACGCCGTAGCGCGCGAGTTCGAGAAATCCAGGGTCGACAATTTCCGCGGTTCGAAACTGCCTCGGGGTACCCGGCGGCCGATTGCGAATCTCGACGGGAAAACGATCCGGGTCTTCGTTGGGATGGTCGTCGTTAGCATCGGCGGGAGTGATGCGGACGTAGTGCCGTTGGATTCCTGGAACCAGAAACCCCTGATTGGTCACCGTCCACTGCTCAACGTGGGACTCCAGAAAATCCGCATACTCCTCCAGGTACCGGGCGGTCAGCTCATCGTGACGTTCGCGCGCGTAGCAGGCGCCGCACACCAGCGCCGCGATATTACTGGCGAGGGTCGATGGAGAAAATCCGCTGTTCTCCTCCCAGCGCTCCTGCTGGGTGGCGGGTCCCTGGTGGATGAGGTACTTAGCGCCCGCCCGCACCATCGGATACGGATCGAAATCGAGCAGCGCACCGGCCTTGTGCAGGCGCCATGCCAACATCATCGGGAAGGCAACTTCATCGAGCTGGATCCCCTGCCAATAGGGATCGCCATTGATCCAGAAATTCTGCGAGAAGCCGCCATCCTCGTGCTGCGAACACGCCAGGTAGATCAGCGCCCGCACCGGGGTAGACAAGTCGCCCGACGCCAGCATTCCGGTGGCGCTGTTAACCATGTCGCGCGTCCATACCAGGTGGTATCCGCCCAGGTCTTCGTCACCCTTGGCTTCTCCCCAAGGAATACTCATGGAGGCGATGATTGCACCCGGGTAATTTTTGTCTTCATGCGCGATCAGCAAGTCGTGGCTACGGCTATGAAGTTGGCCGTTATCTTCCGACCATTGGCCCAACGGATGATGGTGGCGGCAGGCCCGATCCCACTGTTCGAGGAAACGGTCGCGATGTGACTCGAAACTGATGGCCAGCGACTGGAACAAGGTGGTGACGGCGCGATGCAAGGTGCGACCAAAGGCCAGACCGATGGTGAATTCGTGCCCGCGGCTCAAGTCGATTTCACCGGTGAGGGCGATATTGCCGTTGGAGGCGGACGCGAATTGGTAGTCGAGCTGGAAATTCTCTGACAGGTCCTGCCATCCGTCGGTGCGTCCCACATATCCGCACGATCTCCGTACGAAGGGCACGGTCGCGGCCAAGGCCAGCCAGTTGCCGTCACGATTGGCGGTCAGAAACTCGCGCCCCACGATGGAAGTGGAATTGCCGTTGTTGCCCCAACCTGCGACCCCCAGGTGCGGGGCCAGCAGCACGTACAGATGCAAGCGCGCGAGAAAGGCGGGGTCTCCTTCCAGCCGAACATGCATCAACACGGTCGGCTGGTGGGGGTCGCAGAGTATGTCCTTGACGATCAGATAGCGCGAGGCGGGATCGCGGTTGATGACCCGCACGGCGAGACCGTGCTCGGAAAGATACGCAGTGGTGGTCTCGAGGTCGCGCCGCTCTTCGTGGAAAAAACTGGTCCCGTCGCTGACCAGCAATTGCAAATCCCGGACCTGCGGCGAATCAGCGGTGGGAAAATAAATTTCGTTGAGAACCCCTTTTGAGCCAGTGAACCAAACGCGGCTGGTGGACGAGTATGCGGTCCCCACCACATCTTTCGCGCTGCGGGTCCATCGCGGTTCGATGCCGGGAGCGCCCGTGGCGCGGGGCGAATCGTGCAGGGTTGCCATGGCGGGTTCCTTTCCTGACGAATCAGGGGGCGACTGCTCAGGTGGCGCTCGGGCCGTCAACCGC
This genomic window from Candidatus Binataceae bacterium contains:
- a CDS encoding ArsA-related P-loop ATPase encodes the protein MKSRALDFERYRLIACLGPGGVGKTTVSAALAVGGASRGRAVDVMTVDPAPRLLDALGLDGNASEPRTVSLKALRPAPAGAIRRARLRALKLDPKETFDSIVREHAPSAAARDAILSNRIYRNLSSALAGVGDYMAMEKLLELVSQPDTDVVVLDTPPASEALDFLDAPRRLLDLLNSRAVTLLGAPAGLLRQFRLVDLAARAVLSAFDRVTGLNLLADVQAFVNGFEGMYEGFAERAKRADAILRADDTALVLVTTPETGRIAQAREFLEALQKAGLQVNAIVVNRAMPALPDAKEITAAKLSAALKRKLRRNLADQAALKERETRSLEALTSVMPSQAQLLLSPELDHEPRSVADLGVIGANLRPAAG
- a CDS encoding MlaD family protein; translation: MSRHRGEWNVRIVRSLLLAAALMGCASSPKYYSAAFSQPDGLGPGDPVRHGGTQIGAVTTISAAGSGGTQVSVQIDPEYASAVYVDSILVLQGGGATPSLELFTPSAESSKAADGALLYGASNDNQTQMLTTILGPEAIGNSYAQFINRYAPPQAAPSPGASVLQNQLMDIFRQTMAATSVLSTSSPAGRAQTDQFLEDADAVERQLDAHGQTAQASQVRAQVAQMNAAAAGASPNTLTIPKAAPTP
- a CDS encoding isocitrate/isopropylmalate family dehydrogenase, whose product is MANKKVVVLPGDDAAPEAMAATMDVLHALELPIDFIEFPPGEKWVRGETDKRAREAIDASDTTLFGSTSGKTTSIMYLRWGKQTYANVRPAKWSPGYRSPMAHPEGIDFVIVRENLEDLYLGLEGPLHELAPLKLHSRILRGPLDTSERGIYAVKVITERNTRRVADFACQLALKRKRAGGRGKLTCTSKYNMLRDADGFFRQIVEETAAKYPDIKYEQFIVDDFARRIVASPQELDVVVMPNLYGDILSDAAAGTIGGLGLAPSGCFGDGYAYFESVHGTAPDIMGRGIINPTATMLSAAMMLDYLGLTSAANRFEDAVRKVYAAGRSLTVDQGGSTKTSEFARAVIANL
- a CDS encoding phosphotransferase family protein; protein product: MDRERLTEFLGRRMPDAENLQVLGLRRISGGSSRETYSFDLEWQERGETRRRPLIGRRDPTGGLLKSEREREFRVIEAMHRAGLRVPEALFLELDHSVMDRPFFVMHRAAGRTSNGAVPASEPAQLREKIAHQFLDELVRIQSLDYRVLGLEFLGEPRDLAEPARVQTTHWTEIYHRDRMGEHYPLLDAAFAWLAANPVVADRITLVHGDFRSGNYLYDDEGLIAMLDWEMTHLGDPIEDLAWATMMFWGRQEFAAGLMEREAFYRLYEQKSGHPIDRARLRFYQVLGNAKMAVICLTGIRDFIEGRTTDSVMPVLKVLLPALFQDIAAQLRLA
- a CDS encoding TIGR03560 family F420-dependent LLM class oxidoreductase; translation: MSKKAQFALFSPQAGLNWKALLDRTKLCEKLGFHSIWLVDHMWTGQMPDLDHVECLTAMSGLAAATEAIRIGTLVICNSYRNPALLAKSLCTIDQISGGRLEIGMGAGWMAEEYKAYGYQFPSMPERLKQLAEGLEILKQMLTEKRANFKGRYYTVADAINNPKGVQKPHPPITIGGSGEKVMLKLVAKYADRWNCPAGYQSFEQKFNVLKQHCKDIGRDINTIDISEQLLVCIGKTEDEVAQKWKMAQGLKPFSITGIKGTPKQLIEELKKRMTQGITTFTIFFSDFAPPPTLELFAGEVMPAFA
- a CDS encoding ArsA-related P-loop ATPase; translation: MQLPRVLFVTGKGGTGKSTVAAALAVALSQRRSAVLADLSSHLGAAALLGAAICDDQTARLSESLEVVALSQRAELNSFIKRLVPLAAISKRMLRSRTFGYVTAALPGLEAFLLLERLRMMAGEAALHDRYVVIDAPATGTALELLAVASGVKGVAPVGTLSRLADDVQEFLTDPHRFAVLITVTPEDLSVRETLATAETLKSVRRIEVAGAILNRSTSALFEEHELERLGALDAHRKLAHKRIAERAAAIAARRELEQAGVVTFELPMLYRAAIGMREISALARALTAGLVAQ
- a CDS encoding glycoside hydrolase family 88 protein, with the protein product MNAREVRPVLERLARRSGGELLVKEPHWGDAILCDALVQASATLDSDAPLQAAIGWFEPRLSRGPKLTGWFWFWAAEALAAVDLHLVTHRADFLNYAREVVAGFETTATRTTDGAVVPHPPALEVWVDVAYFTAPAMAAVARLLKDDDLLERALDQLLVHHKYLVDLRTGLCWHVAYPDKGTHSQCLWARGNSWFAIAAAQVIGVLGSQAREARFESKVASLEAALARQLNAVVGLQDESGLWHTVIDRKDSYLESSAAAGFALALGRTLAHRIPGLNRESASAAYERAIAVICSKVNERGDFVGVSQQTPPGDFAFYNSIQVGTAPFGAGICMIALSEKIRRSR
- a CDS encoding alpha/beta hydrolase — its product is MKAEPVRVRVGVTILALLLALSAAVSGARGEVENGFHSASGPVEVPGVPGIYQWRFESSVGPSPYDRIALHRFAQGASARQRHDLTVLYLPGTNMNGEIALYDPRYSFPVYLATRGVDVWALDYRTHFVASTATPGEISDLFKRWTNEEFASDITAAASFILKQTGSQKIFVAGFSRGVSFAYLFTALHPQQVAGIIALDGFIPRRASQPLPDDHAVDDLAGKNLTWEKRQFLMEAVIANPNGPAPLPKYQSAAENLEHVVYDSKDFGGKGGLANPFDGYSSPVVLARMLVGYDRYWPAVQNYQNPFTPELRDALQVSKVPVIAFASTNIAPDWSTWVGESAHATGSDDVTFQVFPKWGHLDVLCGTHAQAQVFVPIVAWLKRHQK
- a CDS encoding DUF4911 domain-containing protein; amino-acid sequence: MTRSQEKGAAFESIVIAIPPARIVEFKAIIESYDNLATLRTEDPRRHHLRLYFASDQKDTVNQLIESLRERFEIRPLV